In Nocardioides cavernae, a single genomic region encodes these proteins:
- a CDS encoding MarR family winged helix-turn-helix transcriptional regulator: MSEPRRIDDLDDPLALERQVCFALAVASRTVISVYRPVLEPMGLTHPQYLVMLALWGGEPLSVTELSRRLELDPATLSRLLRRLEAAGLVRRDRNPADERSLAVALTDRGRDLRTQALEVPGTILQRLGMELDELLDLRDRLTEVIGAAKAAVDAGVEAGVEAATEARPA; encoded by the coding sequence ATGTCCGAGCCCCGCCGAATCGACGACCTCGACGACCCCCTCGCCCTCGAACGACAGGTCTGCTTCGCCCTCGCGGTGGCGTCCCGCACGGTCATCTCGGTCTACCGGCCGGTGCTCGAGCCGATGGGGCTCACCCACCCGCAGTACCTCGTGATGCTGGCGCTCTGGGGCGGGGAGCCGTTGTCCGTGACCGAGCTCAGCCGTCGGCTCGAGCTCGACCCGGCCACGCTCTCGCGGCTGCTCCGGCGGCTCGAGGCGGCCGGCCTGGTGCGTCGGGACCGCAACCCTGCGGACGAGCGCAGCCTCGCGGTGGCCCTGACGGACCGCGGCCGCGACCTGCGGACGCAGGCGCTCGAGGTGCCCGGCACGATCCTCCAGCGGCTGGGGATGGAGCTCGACGAGCTGCTGGACCTCCGCGACCGCCTCACCGAGGTGATCGGGGCCGCGAAGGCGGCGGTGGATGCGGGGGTGGAGGCGGGGGTGGAGGCAGCCACGGAAGCACGGCCCGCCTGA
- a CDS encoding VOC family protein — MDEYASVRYVVDDVQAAIDFYTEHLGFTVLSHPAPPFADVVRGHLRVLLSGPPSSGARATPPDASGPGRNRIHLVVDDLDDHLERLRAAGVTLRSDVVAGPGGRQFLVADPSGNLVEIFEAARG; from the coding sequence ATGGACGAGTACGCCAGCGTCCGCTACGTCGTGGACGACGTGCAGGCGGCGATCGACTTCTACACCGAGCACCTCGGCTTCACCGTGCTGAGCCACCCTGCGCCGCCGTTCGCCGACGTGGTGCGGGGGCACCTGCGGGTGCTGCTCTCCGGGCCGCCGAGCTCGGGCGCGCGGGCGACCCCGCCGGACGCGTCGGGGCCCGGACGCAACCGGATCCACCTGGTCGTGGACGACCTCGACGACCACCTCGAGCGCTTGCGGGCAGCCGGGGTCACCCTGCGCAGTGACGTCGTCGCGGGGCCTGGCGGCCGGCAGTTCCTCGTGGCGGACCCGTCGGGCAACCTCGTCGAGATATTCGAGGCCGCCCGCGGCTGA
- the glgP gene encoding alpha-glucan family phosphorylase → MRAFRRFTVRPVLPEPLGALAALAGNLRWSWHPPTQDVFSSIDAELWRQVKGDPVRFLGAVGRERLDELVEDGDFRARLSAAHGDLQRYLTEDRWYARKAGDDAPRAIAYFSSEFGITSVLPQYSGGLGILAGDHLKASSDLGIPLVGVGLFYRHGYFKQALDRDGWQQESYPVLDPDELPLTVLREADGSRATVSIALPDGPDLVARILVAHVGRVPLLLLDTDVEENSAHYRDVTDRLYGGNSEHRLRQELLLGVGGVRALRVWSRITGAPAPEVFHANEGHAGFLGIERIRELTVDEAGPHVDFDTALEVTRAGTVFTTHTPVPAGIDRFPRELVSQYFGGNSPTPGVPVDRILALGAEDYDGGEAGVFNMAVMGFRLAQRANGVSELHGHVSRGMFNGLWPAFDEAEVPITSITNGVHGPTWIAREVIELAASRGGDIDGDDTDALWPLVDQISDREIWDLKRTLRTRFVDDARDRMRRSATKRGYAAAETTWIDSALDPDVLTIGFARRVPTYKRLTLMLRDPARLKKLLIDPERPIQLVIAGKAHPADETGKRLIQEMVRFADDPEVRHRIAFLPNYDIAMAQPLYPGCDVWLNNPLRPYEACGTSGMKAALNGGLNLSILDGWWDEWYDGNNGWAIPSADGIEDPDRRDDLEANALYDLLEGEVVPRFYETNDEGVPPRWLEMVRHTLKSLGPKVLATRQVRDYVRELYAPAAHTARTLNSDYVGARTLSGWKHDVRAAWPGVRVEHVDSEGVGDQAVVGATLAVRAWVALGSLSADDVEVQVVHGRIGSDDVLTATSATPMLVGESYDGNRHRFDAAVPLAVSGPFGYTVRVVPRNESLASVAELGLVAEPA, encoded by the coding sequence GTGCGAGCGTTCAGACGATTCACCGTCCGTCCCGTCCTGCCCGAGCCCCTGGGGGCGCTGGCTGCCCTGGCCGGCAACCTGCGCTGGTCCTGGCACCCACCCACCCAGGACGTGTTCTCCTCGATCGACGCCGAGCTGTGGCGCCAGGTCAAGGGCGACCCGGTGCGCTTCCTCGGTGCCGTGGGCCGCGAACGGCTCGACGAGCTGGTCGAGGACGGCGACTTCCGCGCGCGCCTCTCCGCCGCGCACGGCGACCTGCAGCGCTACCTCACCGAGGACCGGTGGTACGCCCGCAAGGCCGGCGACGACGCCCCGCGCGCCATCGCGTACTTCTCGTCCGAGTTCGGCATCACGTCGGTGCTGCCGCAGTACTCCGGCGGCCTCGGCATCCTGGCCGGCGACCACCTCAAGGCGTCCTCCGACCTCGGCATCCCGTTGGTGGGGGTGGGCCTGTTCTACCGCCACGGCTACTTCAAGCAGGCGCTCGACCGCGACGGCTGGCAGCAGGAGAGCTACCCCGTCCTCGACCCCGACGAGCTGCCGCTGACCGTGCTCCGCGAGGCCGACGGCAGCCGAGCGACGGTGTCCATCGCCCTCCCCGATGGCCCCGACCTGGTGGCGCGGATCCTCGTCGCCCACGTCGGTCGCGTGCCCCTGCTGCTCCTCGACACCGACGTCGAGGAGAACAGCGCCCACTACCGCGACGTGACCGACCGGCTCTACGGCGGCAACTCCGAGCACCGGCTGCGCCAGGAGCTGCTCCTCGGGGTGGGCGGCGTACGCGCCCTGCGGGTGTGGTCGCGCATCACCGGCGCTCCGGCGCCGGAGGTCTTCCACGCCAACGAGGGCCACGCCGGGTTCCTCGGCATCGAGCGCATCCGTGAGCTCACCGTCGACGAGGCCGGGCCGCACGTGGACTTCGACACCGCGCTCGAGGTCACCCGCGCCGGCACCGTGTTCACCACGCACACGCCGGTGCCCGCGGGCATCGACCGGTTCCCGCGCGAGCTCGTCTCCCAGTACTTCGGCGGCAACTCGCCGACGCCGGGTGTCCCGGTCGACCGGATCCTCGCGCTCGGCGCCGAGGACTACGACGGTGGCGAGGCCGGCGTGTTCAACATGGCGGTGATGGGCTTCCGCCTCGCCCAGCGCGCCAACGGCGTCTCCGAGCTGCACGGGCACGTGTCGCGCGGCATGTTCAACGGCCTGTGGCCGGCGTTCGACGAGGCCGAGGTGCCGATCACGTCGATCACCAACGGTGTCCACGGCCCCACCTGGATCGCGCGCGAGGTCATCGAGCTCGCCGCGAGCCGCGGCGGCGACATCGACGGCGACGACACCGACGCCCTGTGGCCGCTCGTCGACCAGATCAGCGACCGCGAGATCTGGGACCTCAAGCGCACGCTGCGCACCCGCTTCGTCGACGACGCCCGCGACCGGATGCGCCGCTCGGCGACCAAGCGGGGCTACGCGGCCGCGGAGACCACGTGGATCGACAGCGCGCTCGACCCCGACGTGCTGACCATCGGCTTCGCGCGGCGCGTGCCGACGTACAAGCGCCTCACGCTGATGCTGCGCGACCCCGCCCGCCTCAAGAAGCTGCTGATCGACCCCGAGCGGCCCATCCAGCTGGTCATCGCCGGCAAGGCGCACCCGGCCGACGAGACCGGCAAGCGACTCATCCAGGAGATGGTGCGCTTCGCCGACGACCCGGAGGTCCGGCACCGCATCGCGTTCCTGCCCAACTACGACATCGCGATGGCGCAGCCGCTCTACCCCGGCTGCGACGTGTGGCTCAACAACCCGCTGCGTCCCTACGAGGCCTGCGGCACCTCGGGCATGAAGGCGGCGCTCAACGGTGGCCTGAACCTCTCGATCCTCGACGGTTGGTGGGACGAGTGGTACGACGGCAACAACGGCTGGGCGATCCCGTCGGCCGACGGGATCGAGGACCCCGACCGGCGTGACGACCTCGAGGCCAACGCGCTCTACGACCTGCTCGAGGGCGAGGTCGTGCCGCGTTTCTACGAGACCAACGACGAGGGCGTGCCCCCGCGCTGGCTGGAGATGGTCCGCCACACGCTGAAGTCGCTCGGCCCCAAGGTGCTCGCCACCCGCCAGGTCCGCGACTACGTCCGCGAGCTGTACGCCCCGGCCGCGCACACCGCGCGCACGCTCAACTCCGACTACGTCGGCGCTCGCACCCTGTCGGGCTGGAAGCACGACGTCCGCGCCGCGTGGCCCGGCGTCCGCGTCGAGCACGTCGACTCCGAGGGCGTGGGCGACCAGGCCGTCGTGGGCGCGACGCTCGCTGTCCGCGCCTGGGTGGCGCTCGGCTCGCTCTCGGCCGACGACGTCGAGGTGCAGGTCGTGCACGGGCGGATCGGCTCCGACGACGTCCTCACCGCGACGTCGGCGACGCCGATGCTGGTGGGGGAGTCGTACGACGGCAACCGCCACCGCTTCGACGCCGCCGTGCCGCTCGCGGTCTCCGGCCCGTTCGGCTACACGGTCCGCGTGGTCCCGCGCAACGAGTCGCTGGCCTCCGTCGCCGAGCTGGGGCTGGTCGCCGAGCCGGCCTGA
- a CDS encoding M36 family metallopeptidase produces the protein MTRPRSRLGRASLAAATLLAISTLSTIPTIASSATATTGTITPGPTPSDVRTPGDPVGGPRDVDTRGTALPTGLQREAVSAIGDVTARWNALGTPASILPADSSLGAAPGAPVTAARAWLRDHAAAFGMDASAVDDLTVVSSQALARSDARAVLFRQDFGGVAPALGGLVTVGVADGEVAYVSSSLARTTSAMPAATLTPLEGWLKAAEELSVGVPAGRVGDIVRTVGGGWTRLTVPGFAQEQQVRLRALPMADGTVRPVLEANVVNVAGGASLAFTSLVDGVTGKVLARHNKTENLAYTNVFQGSVDAATGCGPQHPFDLTDDLTRQINAIATGAPTDDFVLKLFKGSTLLTSQDLATNPEVLAYSAASIPAGTYSVQVCEFEPGSVVLGQYAVAVSTSDTGAPSTGELVANPRWRYFTANPTLDGPDEVPSNSVVGCWSSDAGCTSPATPLRNVAAFGPWDTIGPLSTFTTVGNNADTHEAWASPLTPGGLAQAPVSPTREYTTEFTDAWNNSRCDATQLVPGGNDVNASVGNLFAAHNRMHDYSYYLGFTEENYNLQLDNGSRGGVGGDQEVGNAQAGAITGGSPSFLGRDNANQVTLQDGTPGITNQYLFEPIAGAFYAPCTDGGLDMGIVGHEYTHAISNRMVAGPDEGLTSEQGGAMGESWGDLVAGEYQFSHGYSNGGNVWAVGAYATGNTETAIRDYAIDDNPLNLSDYGFDSTGPEVHADGEIWNGTMWEVRQALVETYDARFPYDDADLQLACAQATPTATPRPVDTCPGNRRWVQLMFDAFLLQQGATSMLDARDAMIAADQMRFAGANRDVLWAAFARRGMGVHASVADADDHEPVPDFTTPSGPGSTITFATTGRAKIYVGDYEARVTPVADTDPTSDLGASASFAPGTYAMLAVSPDRGFTRWTMTVPADGGARTETLGDVVNLASSAAGASVIGSTDGSLNPEALIDGTEATNWGGVSEAQVDESHPSVSVDLAGDVSTVRRVQVSAHLTPAPASASDIPLAQDDPDSGSRFTALRQFALESCTADCGSADATWTRFYTSAADAFPSTLPRPVAPTLTMREFDVPDTAAAAVRLVTLENQCTGQEAYAGQQTASTTVLTDCKTGSDRGTIVHASELQVFGEDATLPDQPTGTTPDTGGTTGTTPGADATTGTTAGTTAGTTAATAAGAVATRTRMVVKRAFQTRRKPAPVLFLTVRSASDRETGRFVVRLAGRTWKVVSTEDGTARVRVPKQALRHRRTSVRARFLPADATTFAPSSTRLRTITVAAVR, from the coding sequence ATGACCCGCCCCCGCTCCCGCCTCGGCCGCGCCTCCCTCGCCGCCGCGACGCTCCTCGCGATCTCCACCCTGAGCACCATCCCCACGATCGCCTCCTCGGCGACCGCCACGACCGGGACGATCACGCCGGGCCCGACCCCGTCCGATGTCCGCACGCCCGGTGACCCGGTCGGAGGTCCGCGCGACGTCGACACCCGTGGCACGGCACTCCCGACCGGGCTCCAGCGGGAGGCCGTGTCGGCGATCGGCGACGTGACGGCTCGCTGGAACGCCCTCGGGACGCCGGCGTCGATCCTCCCGGCCGACAGCAGCCTCGGTGCCGCTCCGGGCGCGCCGGTCACGGCCGCCCGAGCCTGGCTGCGCGACCACGCCGCCGCCTTCGGGATGGATGCCTCGGCCGTCGACGACCTCACGGTCGTCAGCTCCCAGGCCCTCGCGAGGTCCGACGCGCGCGCCGTGCTGTTCCGGCAGGACTTCGGCGGCGTGGCGCCGGCGCTCGGTGGCCTGGTGACCGTCGGCGTGGCCGACGGCGAGGTCGCGTACGTCTCGTCCTCGCTGGCCCGCACGACGAGCGCCATGCCGGCGGCGACGCTCACACCGCTCGAGGGCTGGTTGAAGGCGGCCGAGGAGCTCTCGGTCGGCGTACCTGCCGGCAGGGTGGGCGACATCGTCCGCACCGTGGGCGGAGGCTGGACCCGCCTCACGGTTCCCGGCTTCGCCCAGGAGCAGCAGGTCCGGTTGCGTGCACTACCGATGGCCGACGGCACCGTGCGGCCCGTGCTCGAGGCCAACGTCGTCAATGTCGCCGGCGGCGCCTCGCTCGCCTTCACCAGCCTCGTCGACGGCGTCACCGGCAAGGTCCTCGCCCGGCACAACAAGACCGAGAACCTCGCCTACACCAACGTCTTCCAGGGATCGGTCGACGCCGCGACGGGCTGCGGTCCGCAGCACCCGTTCGACCTCACCGACGACCTGACCAGGCAGATCAACGCCATCGCCACCGGCGCGCCCACCGACGACTTCGTCCTGAAGCTCTTCAAGGGCTCGACGCTGCTCACGTCGCAGGACCTGGCCACCAACCCCGAGGTGCTGGCGTACTCCGCGGCGAGCATCCCCGCCGGGACCTACTCCGTGCAGGTCTGCGAGTTCGAGCCCGGCTCGGTGGTCCTCGGCCAGTACGCCGTCGCCGTGAGCACGAGCGACACCGGTGCTCCCAGCACCGGTGAGCTCGTGGCCAACCCGAGGTGGCGCTACTTCACCGCCAACCCGACCCTCGACGGTCCTGACGAGGTCCCGTCCAACTCGGTCGTCGGCTGCTGGAGCTCCGACGCCGGCTGCACCTCCCCCGCCACCCCGCTGCGCAACGTGGCCGCGTTCGGCCCCTGGGACACCATCGGCCCGCTGTCGACCTTCACCACCGTCGGCAACAACGCCGACACGCACGAGGCCTGGGCCAGCCCCCTGACCCCCGGCGGCCTCGCGCAGGCGCCCGTCTCCCCGACCCGGGAGTACACCACCGAGTTCACCGACGCATGGAACAACAGTCGCTGCGACGCCACCCAGCTGGTGCCCGGCGGCAACGACGTCAATGCCTCGGTGGGCAACCTGTTCGCCGCCCACAACCGGATGCACGACTACTCCTACTACCTCGGGTTCACCGAGGAGAACTACAACCTGCAGCTCGACAACGGCAGCCGCGGCGGGGTCGGTGGCGACCAGGAGGTCGGCAACGCCCAGGCCGGCGCCATCACCGGCGGCAGCCCGAGCTTCCTCGGCCGCGACAACGCCAACCAGGTCACGTTGCAGGACGGCACCCCCGGCATCACGAACCAGTACCTCTTCGAGCCGATCGCCGGCGCCTTCTACGCACCCTGCACGGACGGCGGCCTCGACATGGGCATCGTCGGTCACGAGTACACCCACGCGATCAGCAACCGGATGGTCGCCGGCCCCGACGAGGGACTCACCTCGGAGCAGGGCGGCGCGATGGGCGAGTCCTGGGGTGACCTGGTCGCCGGCGAGTACCAGTTCTCCCACGGCTACAGCAACGGCGGGAACGTCTGGGCCGTCGGCGCCTACGCCACCGGCAACACCGAGACCGCCATCCGCGACTACGCCATCGACGACAACCCGCTGAACCTCTCCGACTACGGCTTCGACTCCACCGGTCCCGAGGTCCACGCCGACGGCGAGATCTGGAACGGCACCATGTGGGAGGTCCGCCAGGCCCTCGTGGAGACGTACGACGCCCGCTTCCCGTACGACGACGCGGACCTGCAGCTCGCGTGCGCGCAGGCCACGCCGACCGCCACCCCCCGTCCCGTGGACACCTGCCCGGGCAACCGGCGCTGGGTGCAGCTGATGTTCGACGCGTTCCTGCTCCAGCAGGGTGCGACCTCGATGCTGGACGCCCGCGACGCCATGATCGCCGCCGACCAGATGCGTTTCGCCGGCGCGAACCGCGACGTCCTGTGGGCAGCCTTCGCCCGCCGCGGCATGGGCGTGCACGCGTCGGTCGCGGACGCCGACGACCACGAGCCCGTGCCGGACTTCACGACACCGAGCGGCCCGGGCAGCACGATCACGTTCGCCACCACCGGCCGGGCGAAGATCTACGTCGGCGACTACGAGGCCCGCGTGACGCCGGTCGCCGACACCGACCCGACCAGCGACCTCGGCGCGAGCGCGTCGTTCGCGCCGGGCACCTACGCCATGCTGGCCGTCTCGCCGGACCGCGGGTTCACCCGGTGGACGATGACCGTCCCGGCCGACGGCGGCGCACGCACCGAGACCCTCGGTGACGTGGTCAACCTCGCGAGCTCTGCGGCGGGCGCCTCTGTCATCGGCTCCACCGACGGCTCGCTCAACCCCGAGGCGCTGATCGACGGGACCGAGGCGACCAACTGGGGTGGCGTGTCCGAGGCGCAGGTCGACGAGTCCCACCCCTCGGTGTCGGTCGACCTCGCCGGTGACGTCAGCACCGTGCGTCGGGTCCAGGTGAGCGCACACCTCACCCCTGCCCCGGCGTCCGCCAGCGACATCCCGCTCGCCCAGGACGACCCCGACTCGGGCTCGCGGTTCACCGCGCTGCGCCAGTTCGCCCTGGAGTCGTGCACCGCCGACTGCGGGTCGGCCGATGCCACCTGGACGCGGTTCTACACCTCGGCCGCCGATGCCTTCCCGAGCACGCTCCCCCGGCCGGTCGCGCCGACCCTCACGATGCGCGAGTTCGACGTGCCCGACACCGCGGCAGCCGCCGTACGACTGGTCACCCTCGAGAACCAGTGCACCGGCCAGGAGGCGTACGCGGGTCAGCAGACCGCAAGCACGACCGTGCTGACGGACTGCAAGACGGGCTCGGACCGCGGCACGATCGTGCACGCCTCCGAGCTCCAGGTCTTCGGTGAGGACGCGACACTGCCCGACCAGCCCACGGGCACGACACCCGACACCGGCGGTACCACCGGCACCACCCCGGGGGCTGACGCCACCACCGGCACGACGGCCGGCACGACGGCCGGCACGACGGCCGCCACCGCCGCCGGCGCTGTCGCGACCCGCACCAGGATGGTCGTGAAGCGAGCGTTCCAGACCCGGCGCAAGCCCGCCCCGGTCCTGTTCCTGACCGTTCGCTCCGCCTCCGACCGGGAGACCGGGAGGTTCGTGGTCCGGCTCGCCGGCCGGACGTGGAAGGTCGTCTCCACCGAGGACGGCACCGCGCGCGTGCGCGTGCCGAAGCAAGCCCTGCGCCATCGACGCACCAGCGTGCGCGCGCGCTTCTTGCCCGCCGACGCCACCACCTTCGCGCCGTCGAGTACGCGGCTGCGCACCATCACCGTGGCGGCGGTGCGCTGA
- a CDS encoding alpha-1,4-glucan--maltose-1-phosphate maltosyltransferase gives MVGRIPVMDVSPVVDLGRQSAKATVGEPLPVRASVFREGHDQLAAEVVATDPRGRTRDPLRMRPDGEAPNRYVAHVTPDVEGEWTFEIHSWSDPVATWEHDAGIKVPAGVDVELMFTEARLLLERVAAGTGKEALDKPSAAVVSGAIAAATDTERPVGARLAALQDPELEAVLLAHPLRELLTVTGPFRFRADRTRALFGSWYEFFPRSEGATRDEKTGTITSGTFRTATKRLDRVAEMGFDVLYLPPIHPIGEVNRKGPNNTLTPGPDDTGSPWAIGSKDGGHDAIHPELGTFEDFDAFVARARELDIEVALDLALQAAPDHPWVTTHPQFFTTRADGTIAYAENPPKKYQDIYPMNFDNDPAGICREVLRVVKLWMSHGVRIFRVDNPHTKPLAFWEWLLAEVRRTDPDVLFLSEAFTRPAMMHGLGAVGYHQSYTYFTWRTGKREIEEYLLEVSSESDHLMRPNFFVNTPDILHAYLQYGGPAAFKVRAALAATGSPSWGVYAGYELFEHVAVKPGSEEYLDSEKFQIRIRDWEKRDAEGTTLAPYLTRLNEIRRHHPALQLLRNVTIHSSDDDHVLVFSKRHGDDVVISVINLDPHGTRETMIHLEMPALGLEWHDSFVAHDEITGEDWSWTAHNYVRLDPGYEPAHVIVVRRTR, from the coding sequence ATGGTTGGACGGATACCCGTGATGGATGTCTCTCCCGTGGTCGACCTGGGTCGCCAGTCGGCCAAGGCCACCGTCGGGGAGCCGCTGCCCGTACGCGCTTCGGTCTTCCGCGAGGGCCACGACCAGCTCGCCGCCGAGGTGGTCGCCACCGATCCACGCGGCCGGACCCGCGACCCCCTACGGATGCGGCCCGACGGTGAGGCGCCCAACCGCTACGTGGCCCACGTGACGCCCGACGTCGAGGGCGAGTGGACCTTCGAGATCCACTCCTGGTCCGACCCGGTCGCGACCTGGGAGCACGACGCGGGCATCAAGGTCCCGGCCGGTGTCGACGTGGAGCTCATGTTCACCGAGGCGCGGCTCCTGCTGGAGCGGGTGGCCGCCGGGACGGGCAAGGAGGCGCTCGACAAGCCGTCCGCCGCTGTCGTCTCGGGCGCGATCGCGGCTGCGACCGACACCGAGCGTCCCGTCGGCGCGCGCCTCGCCGCCCTCCAGGACCCCGAGCTCGAGGCCGTCCTCCTCGCCCACCCGCTGCGCGAGCTGCTCACCGTCACGGGGCCGTTCCGGTTCCGCGCCGACCGCACCCGCGCGCTCTTCGGCAGCTGGTACGAGTTCTTCCCGCGCTCGGAGGGCGCGACGCGCGACGAGAAGACCGGCACGATCACCAGCGGCACGTTCCGGACGGCGACCAAGCGCCTCGACCGGGTCGCGGAGATGGGCTTCGACGTCCTCTACCTGCCGCCCATCCACCCGATCGGCGAGGTCAACCGCAAGGGCCCGAACAACACCCTGACCCCGGGCCCCGACGACACCGGCTCGCCGTGGGCGATCGGCAGCAAGGACGGCGGCCACGACGCGATCCACCCCGAGCTCGGGACGTTCGAGGACTTCGACGCCTTCGTGGCGCGTGCTCGTGAACTCGACATCGAGGTGGCCCTCGACCTCGCGCTCCAGGCGGCGCCCGACCACCCGTGGGTGACCACGCACCCGCAGTTCTTCACCACGCGCGCGGACGGGACGATCGCGTACGCCGAGAACCCGCCGAAGAAGTACCAGGACATCTACCCGATGAACTTCGACAACGACCCGGCCGGCATCTGCCGCGAGGTGCTGCGGGTCGTGAAGCTCTGGATGTCGCACGGGGTGCGGATCTTCCGCGTCGACAACCCCCACACCAAGCCGCTCGCCTTCTGGGAGTGGCTGCTGGCGGAGGTACGCCGTACGGACCCCGACGTGCTCTTCCTGTCCGAGGCCTTCACCAGGCCGGCGATGATGCACGGCCTCGGCGCGGTCGGCTACCACCAGAGCTACACCTACTTCACCTGGCGCACCGGCAAGCGCGAGATCGAGGAGTACCTCCTCGAGGTCTCGAGCGAGTCCGACCACCTGATGCGGCCGAACTTCTTCGTCAACACCCCCGACATCCTCCACGCCTACCTGCAGTACGGCGGACCGGCGGCGTTCAAGGTGCGCGCCGCCCTTGCCGCCACCGGGTCGCCCAGCTGGGGCGTCTACGCCGGCTACGAGCTGTTCGAGCACGTCGCGGTGAAGCCCGGGTCGGAGGAGTACCTCGACTCGGAGAAGTTCCAGATCCGCATCCGCGACTGGGAGAAGCGCGACGCCGAGGGCACCACGCTCGCGCCCTACCTGACGCGGCTCAACGAGATCCGCCGCCACCACCCGGCGCTCCAGCTGCTGCGCAACGTGACGATCCACTCCAGCGACGACGACCACGTGCTGGTCTTCTCGAAGAGGCACGGCGACGACGTGGTCATCAGCGTCATCAACCTCGACCCGCACGGCACGCGCGAGACGATGATCCACCTCGAGATGCCGGCACTCGGCCTGGAGTGGCACGACTCCTTCGTCGCCCACGACGAGATCACTGGGGAGGACTGGAGCTGGACCGCGCACAACTACGTCAGGCTCGACCCCGGCTACGAACCTGCCCACGTGATCGTCGTCAGGAGGACCCGTTGA